CTTTCGGCTTTGGGCCGCGTACAGGATGCGCGTCTGTCAGAGACCGCGCGGCTGCATGTCGAAGGCTTGTCCGTTGCCCTTGGGCCCTCCGTTTTGCGGCAGGATGTCTGGGAGGTATATGACATTCTGGACCGGGCCCGCTCTGCCTATGATGGTCAACGCCTGCTGCTGTCGATCGTGGCGGACGAGCGCGGGCGCATCCTTGCCGCAACCGATCCGCGACGTGCACCAGTAGGGGAAGCTGTTGTGGGCTTCGAGGTCAACGCGGTGCCACCGGACGCCATCCGGATGACCGGTGACTCCACGCTTCGGGTTATGGCACCGCTCCTCTTTCAGGGACGCCAGATCGGTCAGATCGTGACCGAGCTTGATGTGACTGACCTGCTGACCGAGCGTCGGAATGTCTCGATGTGGCTCTTGTTCGGAAACGCGGCTGCAACTGCCGTTCTCGCATTCGGCGGCTGGCTGGCGGTTGCCCGGATCCTGCGACCAGTCGGCACGTTGGTGCTGGCGATGGACGATTCCCAAGGCGCACCCCGCCCGATTTCTGAGGCGGATATTCCCAGAGGCGACCCCGGCCTGTCGCGTCTGATCCTCACGTACAACCGGATGACCACGGCAGTCGAAAGCCGCGCCGAGGCCGAGCGTCGCCTTGCCAAGCGTGAGCGCTTCGTCAGCCTCGGGCGCCTTTCGTCGTCGCTGGCGCATGAGGTGAACAACCCACTTGGAGGTCTCCTCAATGCAGCCGACACGATTCGGACCTATTCGGACCGTCCGGAGGTTGTGCGCCAATCCGCAGAACTGATGCTACGTGGGTTGTCGCATTTGCGAGACGTCACCCGCGCGATTCTTGATGAGAACCGACTAGACCGCATTGGCCAAGCGCTTCGCCGCGAAGACATGGAAGACCTCAGGCTTCTCTTCGAGCCGGAAGTATCCAGCCGAGCGCAATCTCTGAACTGGAAAGTGGAAGCGGGTCTGGATGAGTTGGCAAGGTTTCCGGCCGCGCCCTTGCGTCAGGTGGTGCTGAACCTCCTTCTCAACGCGGGCGCTGCGGCGGGACAGAATGGCATTGTGGGTCTATCCGTAGCTGCGGAACAGGACAGTCTTGCCATTGAGATTACAGACAGTGGTCCTGGCTTGGGTCAGGCCGATCTTGACCGATTGCTGGCATCAGGCCCCCTGCCACCCGGCGGCGGCGTAGGCCTGCGCCTCGTGCACGATCTGGTGTCCGGGCTCGGGGGGGAAATCCAGCACGAGCGCAAGGATGCCCGGACACACGTCCGCGTCACTTTGCCGATGAAGGACAGTAGCGATGCTTGAAGGCAGACGCATTGTCCTGGTCGA
This portion of the Neotabrizicola shimadae genome encodes:
- a CDS encoding sensor histidine kinase, which gives rise to MAGLMVLLGFLASQSVLSALGRVQDARLSETARLHVEGLSVALGPSVLRQDVWEVYDILDRARSAYDGQRLLLSIVADERGRILAATDPRRAPVGEAVVGFEVNAVPPDAIRMTGDSTLRVMAPLLFQGRQIGQIVTELDVTDLLTERRNVSMWLLFGNAAATAVLAFGGWLAVARILRPVGTLVLAMDDSQGAPRPISEADIPRGDPGLSRLILTYNRMTTAVESRAEAERRLAKRERFVSLGRLSSSLAHEVNNPLGGLLNAADTIRTYSDRPEVVRQSAELMLRGLSHLRDVTRAILDENRLDRIGQALRREDMEDLRLLFEPEVSSRAQSLNWKVEAGLDELARFPAAPLRQVVLNLLLNAGAAAGQNGIVGLSVAAEQDSLAIEITDSGPGLGQADLDRLLASGPLPPGGGVGLRLVHDLVSGLGGEIQHERKDARTHVRVTLPMKDSSDA